The nucleotide window TAAGTTGATTTGGATGTTACTTGTCGGAATCTACCATTAATATAACCATCTTTTATACTCACAACTTGAGATTTGGAGGAATTTTCTATTTGTTTTCGAACAGCTACTAATTTTTCCAGCTCAAATACTTCTTTGAGAATCAGCTTGTGTAAACCTCGCGAGAAAAATGGGACGCAACGCCTCTAACGATTATCCCTTTATGGTGCTACAATCAAATCAGGAAAGGAGAGGATAGCATGGAAATTGCTATAGCAGCGGATCATGGAGGATTTCAACTGAAAGAAAAGATTCGGACACATCTTTATGAAAGCGGATACGCAGTCAAGGATTTTGGGTGTTATTCCGCAGAAACGGTTGATTTTCCCGAATACGCGGCCAAAGTAGGGTATTTTGTTTCCGAGCATGGTAGCTTAGGCGTATTATGTTGTGGGACAGGAATTGGGATGTCGATTGCGGCAAACAAAATTGATGGGGTGCGAGCGGCAGTCGTTTCGGATACTTTCTCAGCGATGATGACGCGGCGCCACAACGATAGCAATGTGCTGTGCCTGGGGGAGCGTGTACTTGGAGATAGCTTGGCGTTACTCTTACTGGATACGTGGTTAGAAGCAGAATTCGAAGGTGGACGGCATTTGACGAGGCTTGCTAAATTAACTGCACTTGAAACGGGGGGAACTAAATGAAAATGATTGCGGCATCGATTATGTGTGCAGACTCGCTTCATTTAGCGGATGAACTGCGTGCTCTTGAAAAAGCAAAGGTTAAAATGCTTCATTGTGATGTGATGGATGGCGTTTTTGTTGCCAATACAGCAATGGGAGCATACGTGTTACAGGACATTAAAAACAACACAGATATGTTACTGGATGTTCATTTAGCTACTGTAAACCCAGATGAATTTGTGGATTTATACGCAGCAATAAAACCTGCATATATGTCTTTTCACGTCGAAAATTCACCAGATGTAGCGGCAACTATTAGTCATATTCGTTCGCTCGGGATAAAACCTTCCATTGCCATTAGCCCAGAAACAGCCATTGAAAAAATTTATCCATTTTTAGATGAAGTAGATATGGTTTTGATGATGACCGTTAATCCAGGTTTTGCAGGGCAGAAATTTCAACGTCATGTCTTAGAAAAAATCCAGCAACTAAAGAAAGAGTTAGAAAACCATACTAATAAACCATTAATCGAAGTCGATGGAAATATTTTTGAAGAAACGGTGCGTTTACTTGAACCGATTGGCGTCGATATTTATGTAGTTGGGACGGCGGCTCTATTTAATGATAAAACAGGCAGTTACACAGAAAAATTAGCCCCACTTCGAGAAATTATCAAAGAAAGGTGAGAATATATGCACTTAGATTCAGGAAACTTAGAAGATATAAAAAAAATTCAAGCTAGTTCTATTTTCAAAGGAATAACAACGAATCCATCTATCTTAGTAAAAGAGAAATGCTCCAGAAAAACTGCTATTACGAACATCTTACAACAAAGCAATAAACTTGTTTTTGTCCAAACAGTTGGCTTTACGTATGAAGAAATTTTGGCTGACGCAAGCGCATTATTAGCGACTTTTGGAAAAGAGAGAATTGCTATCAAGATTCCCGCGCATGAAGACGGAATTTATGTCATTGAAACACTAAAAAAGGAAGACAAAACAATAAAGCTACTTGGAACAGCGATTTATTCGGCAGATCAAGCCATTGCGGCAGGGCTTGCGGGGGCCGATTTTGTTGCTCCTTATGTCAATCGAATGAGTGGAGCAAGTATTAATCCATTTAAAGAAATTGCTAAAATGCGTCATTTTTTTGATAAACAAGCGTTATCCACGCAAATAATGGCGGCGAGTTTTAAAAATGCAGGGCAAGTGATGGAAGCTTACGAAAGTGGTGCTGACACAGTAACGATTCCGTATGATATTTATGAGCAAATGACTAATAAAGTACTAGCAATCGAAGCAATCCACGTTTTCAATCAAGATGCAACCTTGTTCGAAAGCTAACATTCTCCTTCTCATCTTGTGGAAGTACTTGGAGAAAACTTGGGATGAAAGCGCATTCTTAAGCGACTCCTCCTATGCTATAATTAGGCTATCAAAGGGGGGGAACGCATGTATCTGGATAATCGGAGTAAAACATTGTTTCAAGAGGTCATTAAAAACCCTAACATTACAAACAAACAACTCGAAGTAAAATATAAATTATCTCGCTATCAAATTAGTTACAGTTTTCAAAAAGTAAATGAATGGTTAAAGTGGAAAAATTATCCAGAAGTGAAGCGCTCCAAAAATGGTAAGTTCATTTTAGAACCAGAACTAACAACCCTTTTTTCTGAAAAAGAAACAAGAGATCCAAGCGTGGAATATTTACCATCAGAAAACGAACGGGCTAATCTGATTTTGCTAATGCTTCTTACTGCCAAAGAAGAACTATCCCTCGCCCATTTCACAACAAAGATACAAGTAAGCAAAAACACGATACTCAGAGATTTAAAAGTAGCGCAAAAATTGCTCCCGGCAGAAACGACCGTGACATATAGCCGTGCATCTGGCTACCAATTAGCAGGAAGCGAGTGGGAATTACGCAAGGTTCTAACCCAAGTAGTGAGCAGCGTAAAAGAAATGTTTCGCGGTGAGCATTACTTCTTATCCTATTCTGGAATTGAACAAGCACAACTTATGGAAATTCGCCGCACACTCGAAGAAGCAGAAGCAATAATGCAAATCAAATTTACGTATGAACAAATTGAATTGTTGCCTTATCTATTATCTGTGATGTTTTTGCGAATAAGAGATCGAAGGCTAATTTACACTGCCTTTCAGATTGACGAAAAATCTTTATCTGATACCCGTGAATACCACATAACGGATATCTTACTGGAGAAAACAGGCCCTGTGCCAG belongs to Listeria ivanovii subsp. ivanovii and includes:
- the rpiB gene encoding ribose 5-phosphate isomerase B, with product MEIAIAADHGGFQLKEKIRTHLYESGYAVKDFGCYSAETVDFPEYAAKVGYFVSEHGSLGVLCCGTGIGMSIAANKIDGVRAAVVSDTFSAMMTRRHNDSNVLCLGERVLGDSLALLLLDTWLEAEFEGGRHLTRLAKLTALETGGTK
- a CDS encoding ribulose-phosphate 3-epimerase — translated: MKMIAASIMCADSLHLADELRALEKAKVKMLHCDVMDGVFVANTAMGAYVLQDIKNNTDMLLDVHLATVNPDEFVDLYAAIKPAYMSFHVENSPDVAATISHIRSLGIKPSIAISPETAIEKIYPFLDEVDMVLMMTVNPGFAGQKFQRHVLEKIQQLKKELENHTNKPLIEVDGNIFEETVRLLEPIGVDIYVVGTAALFNDKTGSYTEKLAPLREIIKER
- a CDS encoding transaldolase family protein; translation: MHLDSGNLEDIKKIQASSIFKGITTNPSILVKEKCSRKTAITNILQQSNKLVFVQTVGFTYEEILADASALLATFGKERIAIKIPAHEDGIYVIETLKKEDKTIKLLGTAIYSADQAIAAGLAGADFVAPYVNRMSGASINPFKEIAKMRHFFDKQALSTQIMAASFKNAGQVMEAYESGADTVTIPYDIYEQMTNKVLAIEAIHVFNQDATLFES